The following proteins are encoded in a genomic region of Palaemon carinicauda isolate YSFRI2023 chromosome 19, ASM3689809v2, whole genome shotgun sequence:
- the LOC137658110 gene encoding probable glutamate receptor: MKLLWTSPRCQGVFLFLSSPEFLFKFSNEDFALWDYTARVIIVGLTEKDLQVFSQTRKAKKTEQIIGIVNGEAEGHLKIYRNELYWGRRGVVKIADWRGDSFLRRPTFFPNKVSNLRQVVLNVSTFEYPPATIYRRSSDGSLLFKYGRDISLVETLAEVFNFSVSFKEPGPGELWGRIHPNGSWDGIVGFLARGEADIAVANIYITALLGRSEFQEYSSPYTSDVGCVVSRKDQPLPQWLSPVLPFHPVTWAAFFIGLLISGPLLSLFGKASAHFGTENPNFQSLAVSCLYAYGVHFNHSMATLPKRKGTQIFVSFLWLYAIIFIIAYCSNLVAFLTVSRDPASIETFQKLQESKLRVLGIGSFFKTSMEKAGNMYLRALAERFYPYPTFEDAKKEILSGGAVMLDSRSVLEFHSAQIRTYRGRPLLRILKECFSPYNIGIAYQRNSPLKPQFDRAITALFESGLVRRWFLDSIELFRKFQIEDAETNRLSFQGDSDQGRESGVIPLGMEHMLGIFIIYGFGVLFSAMLFVLERTFHRSL; this comes from the exons ATGAAATTGCTGTGGACGTCTCCTAGATGCCAAGGAGTTTTCCTCTTCTTATCTAGTCCTGAGTTTCTCTTCAAATTCAGCAATGAAGACTTTGCCCTGTGGGACTACACTGCGAG GGTAATAATCGTTGGACTGACGGAGAAGGATTTGCAAGTCTTCAGCCAGACCAGGAAAGCGAAAAAGACAGAACAAATTATAGGGATTGTGAAC GGAGAGGCAGAAGGACACCTCAAGATCTACAGGAATGAGCTCTACTGGGGGAGGAGAGGAGTGGTCAAGATAGCCGACTGGAGAGGTGATTCCTTCCTCAGACGTCCCACCTTCTTCCCCAATAAGGTCTCAAACCTTCGTCAGGTTGTTCTTAAT GTATCGACTTTCGAATACCCACCGGCCACAATTTACCGCCGGTCATCAGACGGGAGCCTCCTTTTTAAGTATGGCCGGGACATCTCCTTAGTTGAAACGCTGGCGGAGGTCTTCAATTTCTCCGTGTCCTTCAAAGAGCCAGGACCAG GAGAACTTTGGGGCCGCATACATCCCAATGGAAGTTGGGACGGCATAGTGGGTTTCTTGGCCAGAggtgaggcggacattgcagtggCGAACATCTACATTACGGCTCTGCTTGGTCGAAGTGAGTTCCAGGAGTACAGCTCCCCTTATACTTCAGAT GTAGGATGCGTTGTTTCCCGTAAGGACCAGCCCCTCCCTCAGTGGCTGTCACCGGTTCTCCCCTTTCATCCTGTCACCTGGGCAGCTTTTTTCATTGGACTGTTGATATCCGGCCCTCTTCTCAGCCTTTTTGGGAAAGCTAGTGCTCATTT TGGAACCGAAAATCCCAATTTCCAGTCCCTCGCGGTGTCGTGCCTTTATGCATATGGAGTCCACTTTAACCACTCAATGGCCACGCTACCAAAACGTAAAGGAACGCAGATTTTCGTGTCCTTTTTATGGCTGTACGCCATCATCTTCATCATAGCCTACTGCTCCAACTTGGTCGCCTTCCTGACTGTTTCTAGAGACCCGGCCAGTATAGAGACCTTCCAGAAACTGCAGGAATCCAAATTGAGAGTTCTGGGAATAGGATCCTTCTTCAAGACTTCAATGGAAAAAGCTGGGAATATGTATCTCAGA GCTCTTGCTGAGAGATTCTATCCTTATCCAACATTTGAAGACGCTAAAAAGGAGATCCTTTCAGGAGGTGCAGTCATGCTGGACAGTAGAAGCGTCCTAGAGTTCCACAGTGCTCAGATAAGAACGTACAGAGGAAGGCCCCTACTGAGGATTTTAAAG gAATGTTTCTCGCCCTACAATATTGGCATCGCTTACCAAAGGAATTCCCCTCTGAAGCCCCAGTTTGACAGAGCGATCACAGCCTTGTTTGAGAGTGGTCTTGTTAGAAGGTGGTTCCTGGACTCCATCGAACTCTTCCGAAAG tttcAGATAGAAGATGCTGAAACCAACAGGCTATCCTTTCAAGGAGACTCTGACCAAGGACGCGAAAGCGGTGTTATTCCCTTAGGAATGGAACACATGCTTGGAATCTTCATCATTTATGGCTTTGGTGTCCTGTTTTCCGCAATGCTTTTCGTACTTGAACGCACCTTTCACCGAAGCCTTTAA